The Sulfitobacter indolifex genome contains the following window.
GTCTCCGCCGTGACGGTAAAGGGCGGATCGCCAAAGATCAGATCGACGAATGCATAGGGCGCAGGCCGGTCATGGCGGCTTGTTTGGCGCAGCATGAGGCGCGCGCCTTTAAAGGGCAGAAACTGTGGCAGGCTGGCCAATCCGGTCGCGGCGAAGACGCGGGCTCCGGGCGGCACCGCGCGGGCGGCGGCGGGTACATCGCTGGCCGATTGCAACAGCGGATCATCCAAATCCCAGCCGGGGCGCGCGAAGCTGACAAAGGGCTTGCCTAAAGCCGTGGCGGCGGCAAAGCCTGCGTGGCTCAAGACCGCGTCGAACCCATGGCTGAGGTCAAGCACCGCATCAAAACCCGTCATGTCGCGCCGCAGGGCGGTGGTGTTTTCAGGGTCGCGCATTTCAAACGCCATCGGCATCGGATTATTACCCCGCGGCGGTTCCGTCAGCCACGCGGTGACCCTGTGACCGGCTTTGGCCAAGGCGATGCCAAGGTGCCGCGCCTCGGCAGTGCCAGCGAGCAGAAGAAGGTTTAGCGAAGGACGGTTTGGGGCGGTCATCCGCGCGATCATCGGCGAGCTTGGCGTCAGGCGCAAGTGCCGAGAGAAGCGCAAAAATCGGTGCCGGACTTGCCCTTACCCCACGGCAAGGCTACGCCTTGGCGAGAAGTGAGGAAT
Protein-coding sequences here:
- a CDS encoding precorrin-6A/cobalt-precorrin-6A reductase, encoding MTAPNRPSLNLLLLAGTAEARHLGIALAKAGHRVTAWLTEPPRGNNPMPMAFEMRDPENTTALRRDMTGFDAVLDLSHGFDAVLSHAGFAAATALGKPFVSFARPGWDLDDPLLQSASDVPAAARAVPPGARVFAATGLASLPQFLPFKGARLMLRQTSRHDRPAPYAFVDLIFGDPPFTVTAETALFRDLAVDLLICRNLGGEASRPKVDAARALGLPVILIERPRLPEGARCLTNLDAMMDWVAHL